In one Corallococcus sp. EGB genomic region, the following are encoded:
- a CDS encoding NADH-quinone oxidoreductase subunit A gives MTTPLAPYLPMAVVLLLAGVMGMIIPQVTTRLGPKRPSSTKSAPFEAGSESSGPARQRFAVKFYVIALLFIVFDVEAVFLYPWAVNFQALGWFGYVEMLVFAATLIVGLIYVWKKGALDWES, from the coding sequence ATGACTACCCCTCTCGCACCGTACCTGCCGATGGCGGTGGTGCTCCTGCTGGCCGGTGTCATGGGGATGATCATCCCCCAGGTCACCACCCGGCTGGGCCCCAAGCGCCCGAGCAGCACCAAGTCGGCCCCCTTCGAAGCAGGCTCCGAGTCGAGCGGCCCCGCTCGCCAGCGCTTCGCCGTGAAGTTCTACGTCATCGCGCTGCTCTTCATCGTGTTCGACGTGGAAGCGGTGTTCCTGTACCCCTGGGCGGTGAACTTCCAGGCGCTCGGCTGGTTCGGCTACGTGGAGATGCTGGTTTTCGCGGCGACCCTGATCGTGGGCCTTATCTACGTCTGGAAGAAGGGCGCTCTCGACTGGGAGAGCTGA
- a CDS encoding J domain-containing protein, whose protein sequence is MATPPPMGRGPAIVPTMQPLIPAAPTARPPSPPAGSRSPPTVGPVTPPPVAPRLNPPAVTPTPPPVLAVGQVVPPIAPATAAPPRPGNRPTTSLPALAPAGSARPLTPPPVAPPRPPAAANMPPPPPAAAGGPALSPEQLADLESRCAKLDQMDYFEVLGLERAAGPSDIKKAFYKESRVYHPDRFFHLESKGLKDQVNELYKRVTEAYYVLRDDTKRKKYLTDIAGPDRAQKLRFTDASEAETKAAAKKEQEEQIGTHPKGRQFYAQAQKDLEASNPSAAERNLKMALTYEPSNARYKEALAEAQKQTADKAKGDSSFKIR, encoded by the coding sequence ATGGCGACGCCTCCGCCCATGGGCCGCGGTCCCGCGATCGTGCCGACGATGCAGCCGTTGATCCCCGCGGCGCCCACGGCCCGCCCGCCGTCACCGCCCGCGGGTTCCCGGTCTCCTCCCACCGTGGGCCCGGTGACGCCGCCACCCGTCGCGCCCCGGCTCAACCCGCCCGCCGTCACCCCGACTCCGCCTCCGGTGCTCGCCGTGGGCCAGGTGGTCCCGCCCATCGCTCCGGCGACTGCCGCGCCGCCGCGTCCTGGCAACCGCCCCACCACGTCCCTGCCCGCGCTCGCGCCCGCTGGATCCGCCCGTCCGCTGACGCCACCGCCCGTGGCCCCGCCCCGTCCTCCCGCCGCCGCCAACATGCCCCCGCCGCCGCCCGCCGCCGCGGGAGGCCCGGCCCTCAGCCCGGAGCAGCTCGCGGACCTGGAGTCGCGCTGCGCGAAGCTCGACCAGATGGACTACTTCGAGGTGCTCGGCCTGGAGCGCGCCGCCGGCCCCAGCGACATCAAGAAGGCCTTCTACAAGGAGAGCCGCGTCTACCACCCGGACCGCTTCTTCCACCTGGAGTCCAAGGGCCTCAAGGACCAGGTGAACGAGCTCTACAAGCGCGTCACCGAGGCCTATTACGTCCTGCGCGACGACACCAAGCGCAAGAAGTACCTCACGGACATCGCCGGCCCGGACCGCGCGCAGAAGCTGCGCTTCACCGACGCCTCCGAGGCCGAGACCAAGGCCGCCGCGAAGAAGGAGCAGGAGGAGCAGATCGGCACCCACCCCAAGGGCCGCCAGTTCTACGCGCAGGCCCAGAAGGACCTGGAGGCCAGCAACCCGTCCGCCGCGGAGCGCAACCTCAAGATGGCGCTCACCTACGAGCCATCCAACGCCCGCTACAAGGAAGCCCTCGCGGAGGCGCAGAAGCAGACCGCGGACAAGGCCAAGGGCGACTCCTCGTTCAAGATCCGCTAG
- a CDS encoding deoxyhypusine synthase family protein gives MAKTPTPKKSSLRAAYANARKADPRPITGKEKPAELLAHAFSAYVGRQERTAFELMQQSVQQDASIFLTLSGAMTPAGLHQSCLIPLVEKGIISAITTTGANLYHDAHRIIGHGIREVNPNAGDLQYRLARIIRIYDLGFWEEALLDTDRLFSAILRQPQFQRKMTTPEFHYLLGKAIHGIEKQLGVKQPSLLSTCYKHGVPIWVGAVQDGSIFLNVVKLKRLLGDEFKFELDINDDVYSMAAMQHYCRHHGSGKLAIWILGGGVPKNYTLQGEPLLDQILNVPTSGFDIDVQFCVDPVDNGALSSCPAGEGHTWGKVSVEAVETGSMYVHCDVTAVFPWLTHALFSEPKNKRKPMRLMDKMDDAVKFLDADVKKRSKSLMKTLDWSVEDAEPSSEEDAKSHDAFVR, from the coding sequence ATGGCCAAGACCCCGACCCCGAAGAAGTCCTCCCTTCGCGCCGCCTACGCGAACGCGCGCAAGGCGGATCCGCGCCCCATCACCGGCAAGGAGAAGCCGGCGGAGCTGCTCGCGCACGCGTTCAGCGCCTACGTGGGCCGGCAGGAGCGCACCGCGTTCGAGCTGATGCAGCAGTCCGTGCAGCAGGACGCGTCCATCTTCCTCACGCTGTCCGGCGCCATGACGCCCGCGGGCCTGCACCAGTCCTGCCTCATCCCGCTGGTGGAGAAGGGCATCATCTCCGCCATCACCACCACGGGCGCCAACCTCTACCACGACGCCCACCGCATCATCGGCCACGGCATCCGCGAGGTGAACCCCAACGCGGGCGACCTCCAGTACCGCCTGGCGCGCATCATCCGCATCTACGACCTGGGCTTCTGGGAGGAGGCGCTGCTCGACACCGACCGCCTCTTCTCCGCCATCCTCCGGCAGCCGCAGTTCCAGCGGAAGATGACCACCCCGGAGTTCCACTACCTCCTGGGCAAGGCCATCCACGGCATCGAGAAGCAGCTGGGCGTGAAGCAGCCGTCGCTCTTGTCCACCTGCTACAAGCACGGCGTGCCCATCTGGGTGGGCGCGGTGCAGGACGGCTCCATCTTCCTCAACGTCGTGAAGCTGAAGCGCCTGCTGGGTGACGAGTTCAAGTTCGAGCTCGACATCAACGACGACGTCTATTCCATGGCCGCCATGCAGCACTACTGCCGCCACCACGGGAGCGGGAAGCTGGCCATCTGGATCCTGGGCGGCGGCGTGCCCAAGAACTACACGCTCCAGGGCGAGCCGCTGTTGGATCAGATCCTCAACGTCCCCACGTCGGGCTTCGACATCGACGTGCAGTTCTGCGTGGACCCGGTGGACAACGGCGCGCTGTCCAGCTGCCCTGCCGGCGAGGGCCACACCTGGGGCAAGGTGTCCGTGGAGGCGGTGGAGACGGGCTCCATGTACGTGCACTGCGACGTGACGGCGGTGTTCCCCTGGCTCACGCACGCGCTGTTCAGCGAGCCCAAGAACAAGCGCAAGCCCATGCGTCTGATGGACAAGATGGACGACGCGGTGAAGTTCCTGGACGCGGACGTCAAGAAGCGCAGCAAGTCCCTGATGAAGACGCTGGACTGGAGCGTCGAGGACGCCGAGCCCTCCTCCGAGGAGGACGCGAAGTCCCACGACGCCTTCGTCCGTTAG
- a CDS encoding PHP domain-containing protein, with translation MIDLHSHTTASDGQYPPSELVARAAAAGVTVLAVTDHDTVAGLREAEAAAAAHGVELVPGIELSAFVYGKEAHILGHFLRPEDPDLSRFADRLRDERTQRMEAMVARLRELGFPVRMEQVRKVAGDAQLGRPHLARVLVDQGWCVDVKAAFDRFLGTGRAAWVERFKLDGAEAIRLIRGAGGTATLAHPGSSKMERPEIQALAKAGLAGLEVLSMDHNPAVRQKYLALAAEFDLVPTFGSDFHGEAVAPDHRLGVAAMPLELFQKLRARAASARAV, from the coding sequence GTGATCGACCTGCATTCCCACACCACCGCCAGTGACGGCCAGTACCCGCCCTCGGAGCTGGTGGCGAGAGCCGCCGCCGCGGGCGTCACCGTCCTGGCCGTGACGGACCACGACACGGTGGCGGGGCTCCGCGAGGCGGAGGCGGCCGCCGCCGCGCACGGCGTCGAGCTGGTGCCCGGCATCGAGCTGTCCGCCTTCGTCTACGGCAAGGAGGCCCACATCCTGGGCCACTTCCTGCGCCCGGAGGACCCGGACCTGTCGCGCTTCGCGGACCGGCTGCGGGACGAGCGCACCCAGCGCATGGAGGCCATGGTGGCCCGCCTGCGGGAGCTGGGCTTCCCGGTGCGCATGGAGCAGGTGCGCAAGGTGGCGGGGGACGCGCAGCTGGGGCGGCCCCACCTGGCGCGGGTGCTGGTGGATCAGGGCTGGTGCGTGGACGTGAAGGCCGCGTTCGACCGCTTCCTGGGCACGGGCCGCGCGGCGTGGGTGGAGCGCTTCAAGCTGGACGGCGCGGAGGCCATCCGGCTCATCCGCGGTGCGGGCGGCACGGCCACGCTCGCCCACCCCGGCTCCTCCAAGATGGAGCGCCCGGAGATCCAAGCGCTGGCGAAGGCGGGCCTCGCGGGCCTGGAGGTCCTCAGCATGGACCACAACCCCGCGGTGCGGCAGAAGTACCTGGCGCTCGCGGCGGAGTTCGACCTGGTGCCCACCTTCGGCAGCGACTTCCACGGCGAGGCGGTGGCGCCCGACCACCGCCTGGGCGTGGCGGCCATGCCCCTGGAGCTGTTCCAGAAGCTGCGCGCCCGCGCGGCGTCGGCCCGCGCGGTGTAG
- a CDS encoding methyl-accepting chemotaxis protein, whose amino-acid sequence MWGRLTLRMQVAIAVLVPCVAVVFFTGMYFPARQKAAGLEVLAGRAVTLGTLVVRHPWLALPDSAPDARARRDDVLSQVESGGFTLTFQELTRRSDGAVVATRGQVPEGLQKPSQPAEGRCTVARHPDQVVVRCVSDGREYLAGFGTQEVMAALAATEGYSLLGYLGAAVLGLGLAVIISRAIADPVSRVTQVAREVARGDVFRGELDVSAAGEVRQMATSFNEMLGTLRSTVMELVTRTEQLSSASRGLMGASADQEHVISQQAAYAQQIAATFEELSRTAEQISSSTEVVESSARRTHDAVAEAMAVVAQVVGGINDIRTESKGVADAIVGLNKDLQQVSKIAQVINQVAERSDLLALNAALEGTKAGDVGRGFSLVAAEMRKLAENVSASARDIARIVEKVQDSGEEAASKARVGMATSDRGVEVAEQASSVFLRIVELARGTSEAARQITIATRQQRQSSEQAVQGARNVADLVKQGVDATGRTTRIAQDLQAVAEGLTAVTSRFKAQQPRP is encoded by the coding sequence ATGTGGGGCCGGCTGACCTTGCGGATGCAGGTGGCGATCGCGGTGCTGGTTCCCTGCGTCGCGGTGGTGTTCTTCACCGGGATGTACTTTCCCGCCCGTCAGAAGGCCGCGGGCCTGGAGGTCCTGGCCGGCAGGGCCGTGACGCTGGGGACGCTGGTGGTGCGCCACCCCTGGCTCGCGCTGCCGGACTCCGCGCCGGACGCCCGCGCGCGGCGGGACGACGTCCTGTCCCAGGTGGAGTCCGGCGGCTTCACGCTGACGTTCCAGGAATTGACCCGGCGCTCGGACGGCGCGGTGGTGGCCACGCGCGGGCAGGTGCCCGAAGGGCTGCAGAAGCCGTCCCAGCCCGCGGAGGGCCGGTGCACGGTGGCGCGGCATCCGGACCAGGTGGTGGTGCGCTGCGTGAGCGACGGCCGCGAGTACCTGGCGGGCTTCGGCACCCAGGAGGTGATGGCGGCGCTGGCGGCGACGGAGGGCTATTCGCTGCTGGGCTACCTGGGCGCCGCGGTGCTGGGCCTGGGGCTGGCGGTCATCATCAGCCGCGCCATCGCGGACCCCGTGTCCCGCGTCACGCAGGTGGCGCGCGAGGTGGCCCGGGGCGACGTGTTCCGGGGCGAGCTGGACGTGTCCGCCGCCGGCGAGGTGCGGCAGATGGCCACCTCCTTCAACGAGATGCTGGGCACGCTGCGCTCCACGGTGATGGAGCTCGTCACGCGCACGGAGCAGCTGTCCAGCGCGTCGCGCGGCCTCATGGGCGCCTCCGCGGACCAGGAGCACGTCATCAGCCAGCAGGCCGCGTACGCGCAGCAGATCGCCGCCACGTTCGAGGAGCTCTCCCGCACCGCCGAGCAGATCTCCTCGTCCACGGAGGTGGTGGAGTCCAGCGCGCGGCGCACCCATGACGCGGTCGCGGAGGCGATGGCGGTGGTGGCGCAGGTGGTGGGCGGCATCAACGACATCCGCACGGAGTCCAAGGGCGTGGCGGACGCCATCGTGGGGCTGAACAAGGACCTGCAGCAGGTCTCCAAGATCGCCCAGGTCATCAACCAGGTGGCGGAGCGGAGCGACCTGCTGGCGCTCAACGCGGCGCTCGAGGGCACCAAGGCGGGCGACGTGGGCCGGGGCTTCTCCCTGGTGGCCGCGGAGATGCGCAAGCTGGCGGAGAACGTGTCCGCGTCCGCGCGAGACATCGCCCGCATCGTGGAGAAGGTGCAGGACTCCGGCGAGGAGGCCGCGTCCAAGGCCCGCGTGGGCATGGCGACGAGCGACCGGGGCGTGGAGGTGGCGGAGCAGGCCTCCTCCGTCTTCCTGCGCATCGTGGAGCTGGCGCGCGGCACCAGCGAGGCGGCGCGGCAGATCACCATCGCCACCCGTCAGCAGCGCCAGTCCAGCGAGCAGGCGGTGCAGGGGGCCCGCAACGTGGCGGACCTGGTGAAGCAGGGCGTGGACGCCACCGGCCGCACCACCCGCATCGCCCAGGACCTGCAGGCCGTGGCCGAAGGGCTCACCGCCGTCACGAGCCGCTTCAAGGCCCAGCAGCCCCGGCCCTGA
- a CDS encoding CvpA family protein gives MVIDLILLGMVLFFGILGALSGAARQVANSVGLAAGYFVSRKLAPVVAPKLAVALGSPLLIGTLFGTVLLFVVTWLTVRYALGALLLRFLSGKDPDERGLDRSLGFILGGGKMAALFWVCLSALTFMEQHVIVAGKRMGVAPKDSVAFDLSRRFNLFEMTQFAPLEDLVRVAQAAHDPAKAKKLQDDPAFKALRKDPRFQLALSRQDLQDALERGDTQALLRNDAVLQLIQDPQAAARLGAAARASEKPSPARR, from the coding sequence ATGGTCATCGACCTCATCCTCCTGGGCATGGTGCTGTTCTTCGGCATCCTCGGCGCCCTCTCCGGCGCCGCCCGGCAGGTGGCCAACTCCGTGGGGCTCGCGGCGGGCTACTTCGTCTCGCGCAAGCTCGCGCCCGTCGTCGCGCCCAAGCTCGCCGTCGCGCTGGGCTCGCCGCTGCTCATCGGCACGCTGTTCGGCACGGTGCTGCTCTTCGTCGTCACGTGGCTCACCGTGCGCTACGCGCTGGGCGCGCTGCTCCTGCGCTTCCTCTCCGGGAAGGATCCGGACGAGCGCGGGCTGGACCGCTCCCTGGGCTTCATCCTCGGCGGCGGGAAGATGGCCGCGCTGTTCTGGGTGTGCCTGAGCGCGCTCACCTTCATGGAGCAGCACGTCATCGTCGCCGGCAAGCGCATGGGCGTGGCCCCCAAGGACTCCGTCGCCTTCGACCTGTCCCGCCGCTTCAACCTCTTCGAGATGACGCAGTTCGCGCCCCTGGAAGACCTGGTCCGCGTGGCCCAGGCCGCGCACGACCCCGCCAAGGCGAAGAAGCTCCAGGACGACCCGGCCTTCAAGGCGCTGCGCAAGGATCCGCGCTTCCAGCTCGCGCTGTCACGTCAGGACCTGCAGGACGCGCTGGAGCGCGGCGACACGCAGGCCCTCTTGCGAAACGACGCGGTCCTCCAGCTCATCCAGGATCCGCAGGCGGCGGCACGGCTGGGCGCCGCCGCCCGGGCCTCCGAGAAGCCCTCGCCCGCTAGGCGTTGA
- a CDS encoding NADH-quinone oxidoreductase subunit B: protein MADTDIAPIMTTRRDEAMGFFQKLVSKGLGWARKYSLFTYPYATACCGMEYMSVAASRHDISRFGAEFPRFSPRQADLLMVVGTINLKQAPILKRVYEQMTEPKWVVSFGVCASSGGFYDNYAVLQGIDRIIPVDVYIPGCPPRPEQVLDGLMLLQDKIGNQTHRLRDVGQPNETAEHHARMLAAGK from the coding sequence ATGGCTGACACCGACATCGCTCCCATCATGACCACCCGCCGGGATGAAGCCATGGGCTTCTTCCAGAAGCTGGTGTCCAAGGGCCTGGGCTGGGCCCGCAAGTACTCGCTGTTCACCTACCCGTACGCCACCGCGTGCTGCGGCATGGAGTACATGTCCGTGGCCGCCAGCCGGCACGACATCTCCCGCTTCGGCGCGGAGTTCCCCCGCTTCTCGCCGCGTCAGGCGGACCTGCTGATGGTGGTGGGCACCATCAACCTGAAGCAGGCCCCCATCCTCAAGCGCGTCTACGAGCAGATGACCGAGCCCAAGTGGGTCGTGTCCTTCGGCGTGTGCGCGTCCTCGGGCGGCTTCTACGACAACTACGCGGTGCTCCAGGGCATCGACCGCATCATCCCGGTGGACGTCTACATCCCCGGCTGCCCGCCGCGTCCGGAGCAGGTGCTGGACGGCCTGATGCTGCTGCAGGACAAGATCGGCAACCAGACGCACCGGCTGCGCGACGTCGGCCAGCCCAACGAGACCGCGGAGCACCACGCCCGCATGCTCGCCGCCGGCAAGTAG
- the speA gene encoding biosynthetic arginine decarboxylase, translating to MAAPSPQHRWTLADAHELYGIRNWGSPYFGINDKGHVCVHPDGPAAPSMDLKELVDEVRRRGIGLPLLLRFTDVLRHRVVHLNNAFKKAIADQGYKGLYRGVYPIKVNQHRYVVETIIEAGKEHTYGLEAGSKPELLAVMALLDSEDALVICNGYKDEEYIETALFYSRLGRNVILVVEKPSELPLIAEVARRTGITPRLGMRVKLSTRGAGKWEASGGDRSKFGLSSSELMSCIGFMKDAGLLSSFELLHFHLGSQISNIRNVKNALREVGCFYVEVARQGAPLKYLDVGGGLGVDYDGSQTNFASSMNYTTEEYANDVVFGVMEACDRAGVPHPTLVSESGRAVVAHHAVLVVDVLGTSEFDPSHTPDKVDEKAPSVVRNLWSTFREVTNKNVIEAFHDAQDAKEESLQLFSLGHLSLEQRVAAENLYWAICHKILRVAREAGEIPEELEVLEKQLSDTYFCNFSVFQSLPDSWAIDQLFPMMPIHRLAEKPTRRATLADITCDSDGKIEHFIDKREVKDALELHALNSDDYYLGIFLVGAYQEILGDLHNLFGDTHTVQVSLAPGGGYLIDHVVAGDTVTEVLNYVSYNKDDLVAKLRKFTELALRQGRITLDESRNLLRVYEDGLSGYTYLEREVDATFTSASQLRLLPGPDTGTRNPVSPSGT from the coding sequence ATGGCCGCTCCCTCCCCTCAGCACCGCTGGACCCTGGCCGATGCCCACGAGCTGTACGGCATCCGCAACTGGGGCTCGCCCTACTTCGGCATCAACGACAAGGGCCACGTGTGCGTCCACCCGGACGGGCCCGCCGCTCCGAGCATGGACCTCAAGGAGCTGGTGGACGAGGTCCGCCGCCGGGGCATCGGCCTGCCGCTGCTCCTGCGCTTCACGGACGTGCTGCGCCACCGCGTGGTGCACCTGAACAACGCGTTCAAGAAGGCCATCGCGGATCAGGGCTACAAGGGCCTGTACCGGGGCGTGTACCCCATCAAGGTGAACCAGCACCGCTACGTGGTGGAGACCATCATCGAGGCGGGCAAGGAGCACACCTACGGCCTGGAGGCCGGCAGCAAGCCGGAGCTGCTCGCGGTGATGGCGCTCCTGGACAGCGAGGACGCGCTCGTCATCTGCAACGGCTACAAGGACGAGGAGTACATCGAGACGGCGCTCTTCTATTCGCGCCTGGGCCGCAACGTCATCCTCGTGGTGGAGAAGCCCAGCGAGCTGCCCCTCATCGCGGAGGTGGCGCGCCGCACCGGCATCACCCCGCGGCTGGGCATGCGCGTGAAGCTGTCCACGCGCGGCGCCGGCAAGTGGGAGGCGTCCGGCGGTGACCGCTCCAAGTTCGGCCTGTCCTCGTCGGAGCTGATGTCCTGCATCGGCTTCATGAAGGACGCGGGCCTGCTCTCCTCCTTCGAGCTGCTGCACTTCCACCTGGGCAGCCAGATCTCCAACATCCGCAACGTGAAGAACGCGCTGCGCGAGGTGGGCTGCTTCTACGTGGAGGTGGCGCGCCAGGGCGCGCCGCTGAAGTACCTGGACGTGGGCGGCGGCCTGGGCGTGGACTACGACGGCTCCCAGACGAACTTCGCCTCCTCCATGAACTACACGACGGAGGAGTACGCCAACGACGTCGTCTTCGGCGTGATGGAGGCGTGCGACCGCGCGGGCGTGCCGCACCCCACGCTCGTCTCCGAGTCCGGCCGCGCCGTGGTCGCGCACCACGCCGTGCTGGTGGTGGACGTGCTGGGCACCAGCGAGTTCGACCCGTCCCACACGCCCGACAAGGTGGATGAGAAGGCGCCCTCCGTGGTGCGCAACCTCTGGTCCACCTTCCGCGAGGTGACGAACAAGAACGTCATCGAGGCCTTCCACGACGCGCAGGACGCCAAGGAGGAGAGCCTCCAGCTGTTCTCCCTGGGCCACCTGTCGCTGGAGCAGCGCGTGGCGGCGGAGAACCTCTACTGGGCCATCTGCCACAAGATCCTGCGCGTGGCGCGCGAGGCCGGGGAGATTCCGGAGGAGCTGGAGGTCCTGGAGAAGCAGCTGTCGGACACCTACTTCTGCAACTTCTCCGTGTTCCAGTCGCTGCCGGACTCGTGGGCCATTGATCAGCTCTTCCCGATGATGCCCATCCACCGCCTGGCGGAGAAGCCGACCCGGCGCGCGACGCTGGCGGACATCACCTGCGACTCGGACGGGAAGATCGAGCACTTCATCGACAAGCGCGAGGTGAAGGACGCGCTGGAGCTGCACGCGCTCAACAGCGACGACTACTACCTGGGCATCTTCCTGGTGGGCGCGTACCAGGAGATCCTGGGCGACCTGCACAACCTCTTCGGGGACACGCACACGGTGCAGGTGTCGCTGGCGCCGGGCGGCGGCTACCTGATTGACCACGTCGTCGCCGGGGACACGGTGACGGAAGTGCTCAACTACGTGAGCTACAACAAGGACGACCTCGTCGCGAAGCTGCGCAAGTTCACGGAGCTGGCGCTGCGCCAGGGGCGCATCACCCTGGACGAGTCGCGCAACCTGCTGCGCGTCTACGAAGACGGCCTGTCCGGCTACACGTACCTGGAGCGCGAGGTGGACGCGACGTTCACCTCCGCCAGCCAGCTGCGCCTGCTGCCCGGGCCGGACACCGGGACGCGCAACCCCGTCTCGCCCTCGGGGACCTGA
- the clpX gene encoding ATP-dependent Clp protease ATP-binding subunit ClpX yields the protein MESSARREEAAPLTPREIFERLDRYVIGQDAAKRAVAIAAHNHLKRVQARRMRRQSLIKKSNILLIGPTGSGKTHIARNLAEILHVPFTTVDATEYTEAGYYGKDVEVMVSDLLFKANHSVEDTQRGIIFIDEVDKIARRTQGARNGAGSRDIGGEGVQQALLKLLEGREVHVPMNVTQAWNKSDFVQVDTRDILFICAGTFSDLHDYGDEGGRAMGFGADTLGAKRKEKRISTKQLVDFGMMAEFLGRMPVMVQLERLGESDLLRVLTEPPDAITREFKELLSLDEIELEFPESGLREVVRYSMSRGLGARGLRSILEHVMSDIMFEAPEKRHRQVTVDAEFVKARLAALDDVELNA from the coding sequence ATGGAGTCGTCCGCACGCAGGGAAGAGGCAGCGCCACTGACCCCGCGGGAGATCTTCGAACGGTTGGATCGCTATGTCATCGGTCAGGACGCCGCGAAGCGAGCGGTGGCCATCGCCGCGCACAACCACCTCAAGCGAGTCCAGGCGCGGCGGATGCGCCGGCAGTCCCTCATCAAGAAGTCCAACATCCTGCTCATCGGTCCCACGGGCAGCGGCAAGACGCACATCGCGCGCAACCTGGCGGAGATCCTCCACGTCCCGTTCACCACCGTGGACGCCACCGAGTACACGGAGGCGGGCTACTACGGGAAGGACGTGGAGGTGATGGTGTCCGACCTGCTCTTCAAGGCGAACCACTCCGTGGAGGACACCCAGCGGGGCATCATCTTCATCGACGAGGTGGACAAGATCGCCCGCCGCACCCAGGGCGCCCGCAACGGCGCGGGCAGCCGCGACATCGGCGGCGAGGGCGTGCAGCAGGCGCTCCTCAAGCTCCTGGAGGGGCGCGAGGTGCACGTGCCCATGAATGTCACGCAGGCGTGGAACAAAAGTGACTTCGTGCAGGTGGACACGCGCGACATCCTCTTCATCTGCGCGGGCACGTTCAGCGACCTGCACGACTACGGCGACGAGGGCGGCCGCGCCATGGGCTTTGGCGCGGACACGTTGGGCGCGAAGCGCAAGGAGAAGCGCATCTCCACCAAGCAGCTGGTGGACTTCGGGATGATGGCGGAGTTCCTCGGCCGCATGCCGGTGATGGTGCAGCTGGAGCGGCTGGGCGAGTCCGACCTCCTGCGCGTGCTCACCGAGCCGCCGGATGCCATCACCCGCGAGTTCAAGGAGCTCTTGTCCCTGGACGAGATTGAATTGGAGTTCCCGGAGAGCGGCCTGCGCGAGGTGGTGCGCTACTCCATGTCGCGTGGGCTGGGGGCTCGCGGCCTGCGCTCCATCCTGGAGCACGTGATGTCGGACATCATGTTCGAGGCGCCGGAGAAGCGTCACCGCCAGGTGACGGTGGACGCGGAGTTCGTGAAGGCGCGGCTCGCGGCGCTGGACGACGTGGAGCTCAACGCCTAG
- a CDS encoding OsmC family protein: protein MSQQPATGVVMSLVSAPQLKTQVTHGPSGATLPTEAPKDNGGTGGSFSPTDLVATALMSCVVTTMHLMAGKEGFTLGEVRASVEKRMTPPPRKIGELVLSILMPAGLTKDQRTLLEKIAHECPVARSLHPDVKVTTSFGYPD, encoded by the coding sequence ATGAGTCAGCAGCCCGCGACCGGTGTGGTGATGTCCCTGGTCAGTGCCCCCCAGCTGAAGACGCAGGTCACGCACGGCCCGTCCGGCGCGACGCTGCCCACGGAGGCGCCGAAGGACAACGGCGGCACCGGCGGCAGCTTCTCCCCCACGGACCTGGTGGCCACCGCGCTGATGTCCTGCGTCGTGACGACCATGCACCTCATGGCCGGCAAGGAGGGCTTCACCCTGGGCGAGGTGCGCGCGTCGGTGGAGAAGCGGATGACTCCGCCGCCGCGCAAGATTGGCGAGCTGGTGCTGTCCATCCTGATGCCAGCCGGCCTCACGAAGGACCAGCGCACCCTGCTGGAGAAGATCGCCCACGAGTGCCCCGTGGCGCGCAGCCTCCACCCGGATGTGAAGGTGACGACGTCGTTCGGCTATCCGGACTGA
- a CDS encoding PaaI family thioesterase encodes MEGDLVVADWTPEEHHQAFPGVLNGGIIGALLDCHCNWTAAYHLMKAQGAATPPCTVTADYAITLKRPTPMGPVHLSAKPVSIEGDRVVVEGTLTGANGKVTATCRGTFVAVKEGHPAYHRW; translated from the coding sequence GTGGAGGGTGACCTCGTCGTCGCGGACTGGACGCCCGAGGAGCACCACCAGGCGTTCCCCGGCGTGCTCAACGGCGGCATCATCGGCGCGCTGCTGGACTGCCACTGCAACTGGACGGCGGCGTACCACCTGATGAAGGCGCAGGGCGCGGCCACCCCGCCGTGCACCGTCACCGCCGACTACGCCATCACGCTCAAGCGCCCCACGCCCATGGGCCCCGTGCACCTGTCCGCGAAGCCCGTGTCCATCGAGGGCGACCGCGTCGTCGTGGAGGGCACCCTCACGGGAGCGAACGGCAAGGTGACGGCCACCTGCCGCGGCACCTTCGTCGCGGTGAAGGAAGGCCACCCCGCGTACCACCGCTGGTAG